Proteins encoded in a region of the Sphingopyxis sp. OAS728 genome:
- a CDS encoding cupin-like domain-containing protein: protein MTAHQPITKPVFPAETLERMTALYPLQAGLLHHHLPDHPLLSLEALATLGESLPASEVEYNPGNVPIGILPEDVPSNGLSIGETIRTIDSNGSWAVLKNIENVDAYRVLLMDLLGELKPVVEPRTGAMLTPQGFIFISSPGSITPFHFDPEHNILLQLKGTKVMNVWPSGDERFAHRREHERYHTGGHRNLPWQDDYHGDAQQVPLGPGDAVLMPVMAPHFVANGDAPSISLSITWRSEWSYRESEAHAANATLRRMGLDPAMPPRWPSYAWAKTVGWRIARRLKLVS, encoded by the coding sequence ATGACCGCGCATCAGCCGATCACCAAACCCGTATTTCCCGCCGAAACGCTCGAGCGGATGACGGCGCTCTATCCGCTGCAGGCGGGACTGCTCCATCATCACCTGCCCGATCATCCGCTGCTGTCGCTCGAAGCGCTCGCCACGCTCGGCGAAAGCCTGCCAGCGAGCGAGGTCGAATATAATCCGGGTAATGTCCCGATCGGCATCCTGCCCGAAGACGTCCCCTCGAACGGCCTGTCGATCGGCGAGACGATCCGCACGATCGACAGCAACGGCAGCTGGGCGGTGCTCAAGAATATCGAAAATGTCGACGCCTACCGCGTGCTGCTGATGGACCTGCTCGGCGAGCTTAAACCCGTGGTCGAGCCGCGCACCGGTGCGATGCTGACGCCGCAGGGCTTCATCTTCATCTCGTCGCCCGGATCGATCACGCCCTTTCACTTCGATCCCGAGCATAACATCCTGCTCCAGCTCAAGGGCACGAAGGTCATGAACGTCTGGCCGTCGGGCGACGAACGTTTCGCGCATCGCCGCGAGCATGAACGCTATCATACCGGCGGTCACCGCAACCTGCCCTGGCAGGACGACTATCATGGCGATGCGCAGCAGGTGCCGCTCGGCCCCGGCGACGCAGTGCTGATGCCGGTGATGGCGCCGCATTTCGTCGCCAATGGCGATGCCCCGTCGATCTCGCTCTCGATCACCTGGCGCAGCGAGTGGAGCTATCGCGAGTCCGAGGCGCACGCCGCCAACGCCACGCTGCGCCGCATGGGGCTCGACCCCGCGATGCCGCCGCGCTGGCCAAGCTATGCCTGGGCCAAGACGGTCGGCTGGCGCATTGCGCGCCGGCTCAAACTCGTCTCCTGA
- a CDS encoding GNAT family N-acetyltransferase: MTVHPAFPTSAAEAAPLTVRVVDPLALSSELAAAWDRLADEASEPNPFAERWCLQSALHLLDPERHARLVLVRDGSDGPVIGIMPLAAATHYGRIPLRHVTGWTHHNHFHGAPLVRAGFEGLFWSILLGWCDAAPWARTLLHVPRLTEDGPLHRALVDVARARGGEAEVVHREERALLESDLSPEEYWDAAVRAKKRKELRRQANRLAEQGVVEFRRWQPCEAIDPWIEAFLDLEARGWKGRAKSALASQSDTQAWFRAILAAAGDAGRLDMRALDLDGRPLAMLVNFLCPPGGFSFKTAFDEDYARFSPGVMLQQANLDLLENPRIDWVDSCAAPGHPMIDSVWRERRVLVWANVPLSSAGDRLRFAMLTKIERLWRRWKGAAGSENEVESPS; this comes from the coding sequence ATGACGGTCCATCCCGCCTTTCCGACGAGCGCTGCCGAAGCTGCTCCGCTCACCGTACGCGTCGTCGATCCGTTGGCGCTGTCATCCGAACTCGCGGCGGCGTGGGACCGGTTGGCCGACGAGGCGAGCGAGCCCAATCCCTTTGCCGAGCGCTGGTGCCTGCAATCGGCGTTGCACCTACTCGATCCCGAGCGCCACGCGCGGTTGGTGCTGGTGCGCGATGGTAGCGACGGGCCGGTGATCGGCATCATGCCGCTCGCGGCCGCGACGCATTATGGCCGCATTCCGCTGCGCCACGTCACGGGTTGGACGCACCACAATCATTTTCACGGTGCGCCGCTGGTGCGCGCGGGTTTCGAAGGCCTGTTCTGGTCGATCCTGCTCGGCTGGTGCGATGCGGCGCCCTGGGCTCGCACGTTGCTGCATGTGCCGCGGCTGACCGAGGACGGCCCGCTCCACCGCGCGCTCGTCGACGTCGCGCGGGCACGCGGCGGTGAAGCGGAGGTGGTGCACCGCGAGGAACGCGCGCTGCTGGAAAGCGATCTGTCGCCCGAGGAATATTGGGACGCCGCGGTACGCGCGAAGAAGCGCAAGGAATTGCGGCGGCAGGCGAACCGCCTCGCCGAACAGGGCGTAGTGGAATTTCGCCGCTGGCAACCATGTGAGGCCATCGATCCTTGGATCGAGGCCTTCCTCGACCTCGAGGCGCGCGGCTGGAAGGGCCGCGCCAAATCGGCGCTCGCGAGCCAGAGCGACACGCAGGCCTGGTTCCGCGCAATTCTCGCCGCGGCGGGCGACGCGGGCCGGCTCGACATGCGCGCGCTCGACCTCGACGGCCGACCGCTCGCCATGCTCGTCAACTTCCTTTGTCCGCCGGGTGGCTTTTCGTTCAAGACCGCATTCGACGAGGATTATGCGCGCTTCTCGCCTGGCGTGATGCTGCAACAGGCGAACCTCGACCTGCTCGAAAACCCGCGAATCGACTGGGTCGACAGCTGCGCCGCGCCCGGTCATCCGATGATCGACAGCGTCTGGCGCGAACGGCGGGTGCTGGTGTGGGCCAATGTTCCCCTGTCGTCGGCCGGCGATCGCCTCCGTTTCGCCATGTTGACGAAGATCGAGCGTCTCTGGCGGCGCTGGAAGGGTGCCGCAGGATCGGAAAATGAAGTAGAAAGCCCGTCATGA
- a CDS encoding XrtA/PEP-CTERM system amidotransferase encodes MCGIVGIYHLETAKPVDPARLRAMLQPMQHRGPDGSGEWTAPGVGLGHLRLSIIDIAGSPQPMASDDELVTLTYNGEIYNFRELRAELEDRGHRFRTSGDTEVIIAAWRQWGPDCLSRLNGMFAFAIHDHQRGCLFLARDRLGVKPLHFVRLSDGSVAFASELKGLLRNPLLRQEANLTAIEDFLAFGYVPDDNCIVAGVEKLPAGHFLMLERGKPVPAPTRWWAPDFSKRIRASEGEAAEHLVHLMRAAVTDRMVSDVPLGAFLSGGVDSSAVVALMAEASSKAVKTCTIGFDQAALDETEYAQQIAERFATDHRTRTVSSGDFALVDRIADHFDEPFADASALPTYRVCELAREEVTVALSGDGADEAFAGYRRLVFQHQEERLRGLIPGFLRRGVLGPLSHVWPQMDWAPRPLRARATLASLSKSGAEGYAEAVGVTGQAQRSRLFNDAAHHALGDHVAETRYWKAMAAAPAREPLDRAQYADLQIWLPGDILTKTDRMSMAVSLEAREPLLDYRLIEFAASLPASMRVKRGTGKAIMKQAMERYLPHDILYRPKMGFVTPVSHWFRGPLAQQAKALATSSTLARSGWFDMAEIERIVAAHQSGRRDHGRLIWQFFMLEKSLAKLFGI; translated from the coding sequence ATGTGCGGGATTGTGGGCATCTATCATCTGGAGACGGCGAAGCCGGTAGACCCCGCACGCCTCCGCGCGATGCTCCAGCCGATGCAGCATCGCGGCCCCGACGGATCGGGCGAGTGGACCGCGCCCGGCGTCGGGCTTGGCCATCTCCGCCTCTCGATCATCGACATCGCGGGCAGCCCGCAACCGATGGCGAGCGACGACGAGCTCGTCACGCTCACCTACAATGGCGAAATCTATAATTTCCGCGAGCTCCGTGCCGAACTCGAGGATCGCGGCCATCGTTTCCGCACCAGCGGCGATACCGAGGTCATCATCGCGGCGTGGCGCCAATGGGGTCCCGACTGCCTGTCGCGGCTCAACGGCATGTTCGCCTTTGCGATCCACGACCATCAGCGCGGCTGCCTGTTTCTTGCGCGCGACCGGCTGGGCGTAAAGCCGCTTCACTTTGTTCGTTTGTCGGACGGGTCGGTGGCCTTCGCATCGGAGCTGAAGGGCCTGCTGCGCAACCCGCTGCTGCGGCAAGAGGCGAACCTCACCGCGATCGAGGATTTCCTCGCTTTCGGCTATGTCCCCGACGACAATTGCATCGTCGCTGGGGTCGAGAAGTTGCCCGCGGGGCATTTCCTCATGCTCGAACGCGGCAAGCCCGTGCCCGCGCCGACGCGCTGGTGGGCGCCCGATTTCTCGAAGCGTATCCGTGCCAGCGAAGGCGAGGCGGCCGAGCATCTCGTCCACCTGATGCGCGCCGCGGTGACCGACCGCATGGTGTCCGACGTGCCGCTCGGCGCCTTCCTCTCGGGCGGCGTCGACAGCAGCGCGGTCGTCGCGTTGATGGCCGAAGCGAGCAGCAAGGCGGTCAAGACCTGCACGATCGGTTTCGATCAGGCGGCGCTCGACGAAACGGAATATGCGCAGCAGATTGCGGAGCGGTTCGCGACCGACCATCGGACGCGCACCGTGTCGTCGGGCGATTTTGCGCTCGTCGACAGGATCGCCGATCATTTCGACGAGCCCTTCGCCGACGCGAGCGCGCTGCCGACGTACCGCGTCTGCGAACTCGCGCGCGAAGAGGTGACCGTCGCGCTCTCGGGCGACGGCGCCGACGAAGCGTTCGCCGGATACCGCCGCCTCGTGTTCCAGCATCAGGAAGAACGGCTCCGCGGCCTTATCCCCGGTTTCCTCCGCCGCGGCGTGCTTGGACCGCTATCGCATGTATGGCCGCAGATGGATTGGGCACCGCGCCCGCTCCGCGCCCGCGCGACGCTCGCCAGCCTGTCGAAGAGCGGGGCGGAGGGCTATGCCGAGGCGGTCGGGGTGACAGGACAAGCACAGCGCTCGCGCCTTTTCAACGACGCCGCGCATCATGCGCTCGGCGATCATGTGGCCGAGACACGCTATTGGAAGGCGATGGCCGCTGCACCAGCGCGCGAGCCGCTCGACCGCGCGCAATATGCCGATCTTCAGATCTGGCTTCCCGGCGACATCCTGACCAAGACCGACCGGATGAGCATGGCGGTCAGCCTCGAAGCGCGCGAGCCTTTGCTCGACTACCGGCTGATCGAATTCGCGGCGAGCCTCCCTGCATCGATGCGCGTCAAGCGCGGGACGGGCAAGGCGATCATGAAACAGGCGATGGAACGCTATCTGCCGCACGACATCCTGTACCGGCCCAAAATGGGGTTCGTGACGCCGGTATCGCACTGGTTCCGCGGCCCGCTCGCCCAGCAGGCAAAGGCGCTGGCGACCTCGTCGACGCTTGCACGCTCGGGCTGGTTCGACATGGCCGAAATCGAACGCATCGTCGCGGCGCACCAGTCGGGCCGGCGCGATCACGGCCGGCTGATCTGGCAATTCTTCATGCTCGAAAAATCGCTCGCGAAGCTTTTCGGGATCTGA
- the xrtA gene encoding exosortase A, protein MTLWQRHLAALALLSAAIAAIFWREAADVAGIWWNSSTFTHCLLIVPMIGWLVSQRIALLRPLTPVYWWPALIWMAGAGLVWLVGEAAGVGLFRQLALVLMLQGAVAAALGEKLVRALLFPLGYALLLVPFGEELVPLLQTLTAHISMVLLHLSGIPAEMEGVFITTPAGFFEVAEACSGVNFLIAMLAYAVFAAHLCFKSWTRRIIFIVAALATTILANALRAYGTMVAAEIWGIEAAGGIDHVFYGWFFFGAVILLVMLVARRWFDRPANDAAVDVSRLGGVSRFAGPAKAVLPAALAIPLLFVGWSHLVGGRSAVLPSTVAITVPRGWGDVRVDGPAWAPRFDGADQRQLRHFSNDKGQVVTVAVGGYERQAEGREVVAFGQGAIDPDSKWAWSAALPAVEGAKTERLLHPGPVLRDAATWYVVDGKVTGSARAAKLAGLKARLFGGDPRALSLIISSEERQGGRNAIVDFVSASGGAKAMADRALKTS, encoded by the coding sequence ATGACGCTTTGGCAACGCCACCTTGCCGCGCTGGCATTGCTGTCCGCGGCGATCGCCGCGATTTTCTGGCGCGAAGCGGCCGATGTGGCGGGCATCTGGTGGAACAGCTCGACCTTCACCCATTGCCTGCTGATCGTGCCGATGATCGGCTGGCTGGTGTCGCAGCGTATTGCGCTGTTGCGGCCGCTGACGCCGGTCTATTGGTGGCCCGCGCTGATATGGATGGCGGGCGCGGGGCTGGTATGGCTCGTTGGCGAGGCGGCGGGAGTCGGTCTGTTTCGCCAGCTCGCGCTGGTCCTGATGCTGCAGGGCGCGGTCGCGGCGGCGCTCGGCGAAAAGCTCGTGCGCGCGCTGCTCTTTCCGCTTGGCTATGCGCTATTGCTCGTGCCGTTCGGCGAAGAACTGGTGCCTTTGCTCCAGACGCTCACCGCGCATATCAGCATGGTCCTGCTCCATCTCTCGGGCATTCCGGCAGAGATGGAGGGCGTGTTCATCACGACCCCTGCCGGCTTCTTCGAGGTGGCCGAGGCCTGCTCGGGGGTCAATTTCCTGATCGCGATGCTCGCCTATGCCGTGTTCGCGGCACATCTGTGCTTCAAGAGCTGGACGCGGCGGATCATCTTCATCGTGGCTGCCCTTGCGACAACGATCCTCGCCAACGCACTCCGCGCATATGGCACGATGGTCGCCGCGGAAATCTGGGGGATCGAGGCGGCGGGCGGGATCGACCATGTCTTCTACGGCTGGTTCTTCTTCGGCGCTGTGATCCTGCTCGTCATGCTCGTCGCGCGCCGCTGGTTCGACCGGCCGGCCAACGACGCCGCGGTCGATGTGAGCAGGCTGGGGGGCGTGTCGCGCTTTGCCGGGCCCGCGAAAGCGGTGTTGCCCGCGGCGCTTGCGATTCCCTTGCTGTTCGTCGGCTGGAGCCATCTGGTGGGCGGGCGCAGCGCAGTCCTGCCTTCGACGGTCGCAATCACCGTGCCACGGGGGTGGGGCGACGTGCGCGTCGATGGGCCAGCATGGGCGCCGCGCTTCGATGGCGCCGACCAGCGGCAGCTGCGCCATTTTTCGAACGACAAGGGGCAGGTCGTGACCGTTGCTGTCGGCGGCTACGAACGGCAGGCCGAAGGTCGCGAAGTGGTCGCTTTCGGGCAAGGCGCGATCGACCCCGACAGCAAATGGGCGTGGAGCGCCGCGCTGCCAGCCGTCGAGGGCGCGAAGACCGAACGCCTCCTGCATCCGGGCCCGGTGCTGCGCGACGCCGCGACCTGGTATGTCGTCGATGGCAAAGTGACGGGTAGCGCGCGCGCAGCGAAGCTTGCGGGCCTGAAGGCACGTCTGTTCGGTGGCGACCCGCGCGCGCTGTCACTGATCATATCGAGCGAAGAGCGCCAAGGCGGCCGCAATGCGATAGTCGATTTCGTTTCCGCGTCGGGCGGAGCCAAAGCGATGGCTGACCGCGCGCTCAAAACCAGCTAG
- a CDS encoding TIGR03087 family PEP-CTERM/XrtA system glycosyltransferase: protein MAEILFLVHRAPWPPDRGDRIRSWHMFEALAKLAPVHVAALADNAEDAGAAREKMAPLCKSVAIEVRKASRPVALIQAVLRGEPVSNRLFRNAALARHVDDLVGRGGITHIVAFSGQMAQYIPAAFDGAVLMDFVDVDSAKFATYAEQDKSQPLNWVHKREAVKLGAFEVEVARKVDTSLFVSEAEAALFRAQSGLGADHVRAVENGIDTDRFDPAGEFDAVGTGDGPLAVFTGQMDYRPNIDAVRWFAKDILPLIRQRHPQARFAIVGRAPTDEVRALAALPGVTVTGEVPDVRPWLAAADAVVAPLLLARGVQNKLLEAMAMARPVVASAAAATGIEATPGEHMFVADGAAAMADAVCHVFDDQAAAAKMGNAARAQMIARYGWDARLSPLGALLGLPA from the coding sequence ATGGCCGAAATCCTGTTCCTCGTCCACCGCGCGCCCTGGCCCCCCGACCGCGGCGACCGGATCCGCAGCTGGCATATGTTCGAAGCGCTGGCGAAGCTCGCGCCGGTGCATGTTGCGGCGCTTGCCGACAACGCGGAAGATGCCGGCGCTGCGCGCGAGAAGATGGCGCCGCTTTGCAAGAGTGTGGCGATCGAGGTGCGCAAGGCCTCTCGCCCGGTCGCGCTGATCCAGGCCGTGCTGCGCGGCGAGCCGGTGTCGAACCGCCTGTTCCGTAACGCCGCGTTGGCGCGTCACGTTGACGATCTCGTCGGACGGGGCGGCATTACGCATATCGTCGCCTTCTCGGGCCAGATGGCGCAATATATCCCGGCCGCTTTCGACGGCGCCGTGCTGATGGATTTCGTCGATGTCGATTCCGCCAAATTCGCGACTTACGCCGAGCAGGACAAGAGCCAGCCGCTGAACTGGGTGCACAAGCGCGAGGCGGTGAAGCTGGGTGCGTTCGAGGTCGAGGTGGCCCGCAAAGTCGATACCAGCCTGTTCGTTAGCGAAGCCGAGGCCGCACTGTTCCGCGCGCAGAGCGGGCTGGGCGCCGACCACGTGCGCGCCGTCGAAAACGGCATCGACACCGATCGCTTCGACCCGGCGGGTGAGTTCGATGCGGTCGGGACAGGCGACGGGCCGCTCGCCGTCTTCACCGGCCAGATGGATTACCGCCCCAATATCGACGCGGTTCGCTGGTTCGCAAAGGATATCTTGCCGCTGATCCGCCAGCGTCATCCGCAAGCCCGCTTTGCGATCGTCGGCCGCGCGCCGACCGACGAAGTCCGCGCGCTCGCGGCGCTGCCCGGAGTGACGGTCACCGGCGAAGTGCCCGATGTGCGCCCCTGGCTCGCTGCCGCCGACGCGGTCGTTGCGCCGCTGCTGCTCGCACGCGGCGTCCAGAACAAACTGCTCGAAGCGATGGCGATGGCGCGGCCTGTGGTTGCGAGTGCCGCCGCCGCGACGGGGATCGAAGCGACGCCGGGCGAGCATATGTTCGTTGCCGATGGCGCGGCGGCCATGGCCGATGCGGTTTGCCACGTCTTTGACGACCAGGCCGCAGCCGCGAAGATGGGGAATGCGGCGCGTGCGCAGATGATCGCGCGTTATGGCTGGGACGCCCGTCTTTCGCCGCTGGGCGCGCTGCTCGGGCTGCCCGCATGA
- a CDS encoding FemAB family XrtA/PEP-CTERM system-associated protein yields the protein MARRGVNAPVSSFTAAPLSDAAAWDSYVAAHAQATPFHTREWCEAITKATGHRCHLVTARDADGTLTGLLPLHHIRSPLFGQALVGSGFAVGGGILADNEAVAATLAGGAADMARSLGVPSVELRGSPLPTGWQVEEGVYAGFARDLASDDDAELLAIPRKQRAEVRKALESGLTVTTGRSEQERRDHYRIYATSVRNLGTPVFPKALFDAVLEAFGDDADILTVREEGRAVASVLSLYWRGTVMPYWGGGTTDARRLRANELMYFALMRHAHAKGCTRFDFGRSKLGTGPFAYKKNWGFEPQPLTYARWLAPGETARDTNPNSAKYRLQVDLWKKLPLWAANRIGPLIARGLG from the coding sequence ATGGCGCGCCGCGGCGTGAACGCGCCTGTGTCGAGCTTCACCGCCGCACCGCTGTCCGACGCCGCCGCGTGGGACAGCTATGTCGCCGCGCACGCTCAAGCGACGCCCTTTCACACCCGCGAATGGTGCGAGGCGATCACCAAGGCCACCGGGCACCGCTGCCACCTCGTCACCGCGCGCGACGCCGATGGCACGCTGACGGGCCTCCTGCCGCTCCACCATATCCGCTCGCCGCTGTTCGGGCAGGCGCTGGTCGGCAGCGGCTTCGCGGTGGGCGGCGGCATCCTCGCCGACAATGAAGCCGTGGCGGCAACACTCGCGGGGGGCGCGGCCGACATGGCGCGATCGCTGGGCGTCCCGTCGGTCGAACTGCGCGGCAGTCCGCTGCCCACGGGCTGGCAGGTCGAGGAAGGCGTCTACGCGGGCTTTGCACGCGACCTCGCGTCCGACGACGACGCCGAACTCCTCGCCATCCCGCGCAAACAGCGCGCCGAGGTCCGCAAGGCGCTCGAAAGCGGCCTCACCGTCACCACGGGCCGCTCCGAACAGGAGCGCCGCGACCATTATCGCATCTATGCAACCAGCGTCCGTAACCTCGGGACGCCCGTGTTCCCGAAAGCGCTTTTCGATGCCGTGCTCGAAGCCTTTGGCGACGATGCGGATATCCTGACCGTGCGAGAGGAAGGCCGCGCCGTGGCCAGCGTCCTCAGCCTCTACTGGCGCGGCACCGTCATGCCCTATTGGGGCGGCGGCACTACCGACGCGCGCCGCCTTCGGGCCAACGAGCTTATGTATTTCGCCCTGATGCGCCACGCACATGCCAAGGGCTGCACGCGTTTCGATTTTGGGCGCTCGAAACTCGGCACGGGACCTTTCGCCTACAAGAAGAATTGGGGCTTCGAACCGCAGCCGCTCACCTACGCCCGCTGGCTCGCTCCCGGCGAAACGGCGCGCGACACCAATCCCAACAGCGCCAAATACCGGCTGCAAGTCGACCTTTGGAAGAAGCTGCCGCTGTGGGCGGCGAACCGGATCGGCCCGCTGATCGCCCGCGGCCTAGGGTAA
- a CDS encoding XrtA system polysaccharide deacetylase, with protein MQNGLSVDVEDWFQVGAFERTIDRADWPTLECRVEANCDAALQIFADAGAKGTFFTLGWVAEHYPALIKRITDAGHELASHGYDHKRVFNMTADEFAADLRKTRAILEDLGGVAIRGYRAPSFSVDTRTPWAHAVLAEQGYAYSSSVAPVVHDHYGWPQSPRHAWRPLPDSDLVEWPVTTARFAGRTLAAGGGGFMRMLPYAFTRWAIARMNAEGHPAILYFHPWEIDPGQPRVADAPIKSKIRHYSGLSAMAGKLKKLLADFEWTRADALLPAQQQRALPWRAAA; from the coding sequence ATGCAGAACGGCCTGTCGGTCGATGTCGAGGACTGGTTCCAGGTCGGCGCCTTTGAGCGCACGATCGACCGTGCCGACTGGCCGACGCTCGAATGCCGGGTCGAGGCGAATTGCGACGCAGCGCTGCAGATTTTCGCCGATGCAGGTGCCAAGGGCACTTTCTTCACGCTCGGCTGGGTGGCCGAACATTATCCCGCGCTGATCAAGCGGATCACCGACGCCGGGCACGAACTGGCGAGCCATGGTTACGACCACAAGCGCGTTTTTAACATGACCGCCGACGAATTCGCGGCGGACTTACGGAAGACGCGGGCGATCCTCGAAGACCTCGGCGGTGTGGCGATCCGCGGCTACCGCGCGCCGAGCTTCTCGGTCGATACGCGAACCCCATGGGCGCATGCCGTGCTTGCCGAACAGGGCTATGCTTATTCGAGCAGCGTCGCGCCTGTCGTCCACGATCATTATGGCTGGCCGCAAAGCCCGCGCCACGCGTGGCGTCCGCTCCCCGACAGCGACCTCGTCGAATGGCCGGTCACCACCGCGCGCTTTGCCGGCCGGACGCTGGCAGCGGGCGGCGGCGGGTTCATGCGGATGCTGCCCTACGCCTTCACGCGCTGGGCGATCGCGCGGATGAACGCGGAGGGGCACCCGGCGATCCTCTATTTCCATCCATGGGAAATCGACCCCGGCCAGCCGCGCGTCGCCGATGCACCGATCAAGTCGAAGATCCGCCATTACAGCGGCCTGTCGGCGATGGCCGGCAAGCTGAAGAAATTGCTCGCCGATTTCGAATGGACGCGCGCCGATGCCTTGCTCCCCGCGCAGCAGCAGCGCGCTTTGCCATGGCGCGCCGCGGCGTGA